In Rothia mucilaginosa, one genomic interval encodes:
- the ppa gene encoding inorganic diphosphatase: MELDVTIEIPRGSRVKYEVDHETGRLRLDRVLFTSMQYPTAYGYFENTLGEDGDPLDAMLILDVDVVPGVLVESRPVAVFNMTDEAGGDAKVLCVPTDKRYDHIKSLADVPEQLKAEIQHFFERYKDLEPGKWVKGEGWEDLAAAEKMVQEAIDRFAAEGH, encoded by the coding sequence ATGGAACTCGACGTCACTATTGAAATTCCCCGCGGCTCCCGCGTGAAGTACGAAGTGGACCACGAGACCGGCCGCCTGCGCCTGGACCGTGTGCTGTTCACCTCCATGCAGTACCCCACCGCTTACGGCTACTTCGAGAACACCCTCGGTGAGGACGGCGACCCGCTGGACGCAATGCTGATCCTGGACGTTGACGTTGTTCCCGGCGTGCTGGTTGAGTCCCGCCCGGTCGCAGTGTTCAACATGACCGACGAGGCTGGCGGCGACGCTAAGGTTCTGTGCGTTCCCACCGACAAGCGCTACGACCACATCAAGTCCCTGGCTGATGTTCCGGAGCAGCTGAAGGCTGAGATTCAGCACTTCTTCGAGCGTTACAAGGACCTGGAGCCCGGCAAGTGGGTTAAGGGCGAGGGCTGGGAAGACCTGGCTGCTGCTGAGAAGATGGTCCAGGAGGCTATCGACCGTTTCGCAGCTGAGGGTCACTAA
- a CDS encoding helix-turn-helix domain-containing protein — translation MAFDATEFAQEFGAQVRAVRKYEKITQMELAWMVGLSDKTIRDIERGLPGPSIGAVLKVAQELGIELTIANPLT, via the coding sequence ATGGCATTCGACGCAACGGAGTTCGCGCAGGAATTTGGTGCCCAGGTTCGTGCCGTCCGCAAGTACGAAAAAATCACCCAAATGGAGTTGGCGTGGATGGTTGGGCTCAGCGATAAAACGATCCGCGATATTGAGCGTGGGCTACCCGGCCCGTCAATTGGTGCGGTCCTCAAGGTCGCCCAAGAGCTCGGCATCGAGCTGACTATTGCCAACCCCCTCACCTAA
- a CDS encoding S-layer homology domain-containing protein, translating to MKKNLSTRGAVALLALTMGFMGQGVAQATHIDPKPAQPTEESKANVNCFEMYGEYGRNAMNSWQWAECTGLITKEQAVELDNIDEWSLPNEVMTISRGRLLEYLYQLAGSPEVKNLPEKSPYTDLTPGDARYKVAIWATRVGLTTGWSDGSFHYDTPASRGAYFTFLYRAAGSPKVTLEPLGKANAARYKKRFAPIKRGSELHRAMSWAYQHAMAKREDYDLPMNFNYPRADYVTWDAYRVPDYYFASHRTIFIPLMILDSHEELAPIVARLQSLS from the coding sequence ATGAAGAAAAACCTTTCGACCCGCGGCGCGGTAGCACTGTTGGCACTGACTATGGGCTTCATGGGTCAGGGCGTGGCCCAGGCTACGCATATTGATCCGAAACCTGCACAGCCTACTGAAGAATCCAAGGCTAATGTCAACTGTTTCGAAATGTACGGCGAATACGGCAGGAACGCTATGAACAGTTGGCAGTGGGCGGAGTGCACCGGCCTGATTACGAAGGAACAGGCTGTTGAGCTGGACAACATCGATGAGTGGTCCCTGCCGAATGAGGTCATGACCATTTCGCGCGGCCGTTTGCTGGAGTACCTGTATCAGCTGGCTGGCTCACCCGAGGTGAAGAACCTACCGGAGAAATCCCCGTACACCGACCTGACCCCGGGCGATGCGCGTTATAAGGTTGCTATCTGGGCGACCCGCGTGGGTTTGACCACCGGTTGGTCTGATGGTTCCTTCCACTACGACACTCCGGCGAGCCGTGGCGCCTACTTTACTTTCCTTTATCGTGCCGCGGGTAGCCCTAAGGTGACTTTGGAACCCCTGGGTAAGGCGAATGCTGCACGATATAAGAAGCGTTTTGCCCCCATTAAGCGGGGAAGCGAGTTGCATCGAGCAATGAGCTGGGCGTACCAGCATGCAATGGCGAAGCGGGAGGATTATGACCTGCCCATGAACTTCAACTACCCCAGGGCCGATTACGTGACATGGGACGCCTACAGGGTGCCGGACTACTACTTCGCTTCGCACCGCACTATTTTTATTCCTCTTATGATTCTGGACAGTCATGAGGAGTTGGCACCGATTGTGGCTCGTCTGCAGTCACTGTCCTAG
- a CDS encoding S-layer homology domain-containing protein — MKKNLSTRGAAALLALAMGYMGQGAAQAAYIQPKSAQPVEELEFDVNCFDMHFYYGKNVITNLHWAECTGLITKKQVVGLATTDEDKLPNGVMTISRGRLLEHLYHLAGSPEVKNLPEKSPYTDLTPGDARYKVAIWATRVGLSAGWSDGSFHYDTPASRGAYFTFLYRAAGSPKVTLESLDAANAVRAEKGAAPIKEGSELHRAMSWVYQHALAKGEDVRAYDTRFLTDGYTPGDFNETPDFYYVSYPTIFTPLMILDYREELAPIVARLQSLS; from the coding sequence ATGAAGAAAAACCTTTCGACCCGCGGCGCGGCGGCACTGTTGGCGCTGGCTATGGGGTATATGGGTCAGGGCGCGGCCCAGGCGGCATACATTCAGCCGAAATCTGCACAGCCTGTAGAAGAGCTGGAATTTGATGTTAATTGTTTTGACATGCACTTCTATTACGGCAAGAACGTTATAACCAATTTGCACTGGGCGGAGTGTACCGGCCTGATTACGAAGAAGCAGGTTGTTGGGCTGGCTACAACCGATGAAGATAAGTTGCCGAACGGGGTCATGACTATCTCGCGTGGCCGCTTGCTGGAGCACCTGTACCATCTGGCGGGTTCACCCGAGGTGAAGAACCTGCCGGAGAAGTCCCCGTACACCGACCTGACTCCGGGCGATGCCCGTTATAAGGTTGCTATTTGGGCGACCCGTGTAGGTTTGAGTGCTGGTTGGTCTGATGGTTCCTTCCACTACGACACTCCGGCGAGCCGTGGCGCCTACTTTACCTTCCTTTATCGTGCTGCGGGTAGCCCCAAGGTGACTCTGGAATCTCTGGATGCGGCGAATGCTGTGCGTGCTGAGAAGGGTGCTGCTCCCATTAAGGAGGGTAGTGAGTTGCATCGAGCAATGAGCTGGGTGTATCAGCATGCGCTGGCGAAGGGGGAAGATGTCCGGGCGTATGACACTAGATTCCTCACTGACGGGTACACGCCGGGGGATTTCAATGAAACACCGGATTTCTATTACGTTTCGTACCCCACTATTTTCACCCCTCTCATGATTCTTGATTACCGTGAGGAGTTGGCACCGATTGTGGCTCGTCTGCAGTCGCTGTCCTAA
- a CDS encoding glycosyl hydrolase family 28-related protein, with amino-acid sequence MVDYSKSKHVNVLDFGADPTGTKDSAPAIQNAINSVAAVPGGGSVEIPSGIYLVSNDFINLRDRVEVYGHGFSTQIIGFNKNPKILRDVDGDDMECQGVFHMGSYNTFVGDMGTNIPMRFGVRDMFIRAANLNLLNPNIRKGFFEYQIAQGKHVADNYIPDNIAGIIVHTRYDIFNEPEAAPIISNVEIWDTAIGIAILGEHDRAMKVDKVRIRKTRRQGLLVGKPVGHVQRRTESLNSGAADNKFVMVEVSDANLGGGYHGAIEVYGAQCKFVACTAWFAIRNKPNSDLYHDRDQYRRKSGAGWAVFGERNMFIGCTAQENGGHGWVVGFKDNQFMNCLGESSSLENSLILKGTARTDEAANWYIGRNASGARLVSPRSANPKVGQRSSRYGFYLENKLDDISIVAGSSRNARDGNKLTSSDGRHLFFRRDRSVPWGNFYIDINFVVYRTSQDNEINRNSQNDVKV; translated from the coding sequence ATGGTTGATTATAGTAAATCAAAGCATGTGAATGTTTTGGATTTTGGTGCAGACCCAACCGGCACGAAGGATTCCGCACCAGCAATTCAAAATGCCATTAACTCGGTGGCCGCTGTTCCCGGTGGTGGTTCTGTCGAGATTCCTTCGGGAATCTATCTTGTGAGTAATGATTTTATTAATCTCAGGGATAGGGTAGAGGTGTATGGTCATGGATTCTCAACACAAATTATTGGGTTTAATAAAAACCCGAAGATTTTAAGAGATGTTGATGGTGATGATATGGAGTGTCAGGGGGTATTTCATATGGGGTCATACAATACCTTTGTGGGTGATATGGGAACAAATATACCAATGCGTTTTGGGGTGCGGGATATGTTTATTCGTGCCGCCAATCTTAATCTTTTGAATCCTAATATTCGTAAAGGATTTTTTGAGTATCAAATTGCTCAGGGTAAGCATGTTGCTGATAATTATATACCGGATAATATTGCGGGCATTATTGTTCATACAAGATATGATATTTTTAATGAACCTGAAGCTGCCCCCATTATTTCAAATGTTGAAATCTGGGATACCGCAATCGGAATTGCCATCCTGGGTGAACATGATCGTGCTATGAAGGTTGATAAGGTCCGCATTCGTAAAACTCGCAGACAAGGGCTCTTGGTGGGAAAGCCGGTGGGTCATGTTCAGCGTAGAACAGAGAGTTTGAACTCTGGAGCTGCGGATAATAAGTTTGTGATGGTTGAGGTCTCTGATGCCAATCTTGGTGGCGGATATCATGGGGCAATTGAGGTGTATGGGGCTCAATGTAAATTTGTGGCATGTACCGCCTGGTTTGCTATTCGCAATAAGCCAAATTCCGACCTTTATCACGATAGAGATCAGTACCGCAGAAAGTCTGGTGCCGGGTGGGCAGTTTTTGGCGAACGGAATATGTTCATCGGATGTACCGCTCAGGAGAATGGCGGGCACGGGTGGGTCGTAGGTTTCAAGGATAATCAGTTTATGAATTGTCTAGGTGAGTCCTCGAGTCTCGAGAATTCACTTATTCTTAAGGGAACTGCACGCACTGATGAAGCAGCTAATTGGTATATTGGACGAAATGCTTCTGGAGCACGCCTAGTATCGCCGCGTTCGGCTAATCCGAAAGTTGGCCAGCGTTCCTCGCGTTACGGGTTTTATCTGGAGAATAAGCTGGATGATATTAGTATTGTGGCCGGTTCATCGCGTAATGCCCGTGATGGTAATAAATTGACTTCGAGTGACGGTCGGCACCTTTTCTTTAGGAGAGATCGCAGTGTCCCCTGGGGCAATTTCTATATTGATATTAATTTTGTGGTCTATAGAACCTCGCAAGATAATGAGATTAATCGGAATAGTCAAAATGACGTAAAAGTTTAA
- a CDS encoding type II toxin-antitoxin system HipA family toxin has product MTDELMADVYKDGVLAAYLRRDANGLIHFTYRAEYNGPAVATSLPLGTEYTAESIPPFFQNLLPEGYRLDVVSSEKKISKNNTLGLLLVIGSDVPGDVQIIEHGRELYTAPAALVNQPEAVSFTELMGTVDRRGLPGVQEKLSAVMKTLPVHWKGAGYDALLKISPQRMPGLVENEAAHLTAAALMGIPVAQHELVYDRDGVSGLMVSRFDRTPSGGRIAMEDGAQILGIPSGEKYTEDNHAVTTESVIQAMVKLAASPAIARRNLYLHFLYAWLTGNGDLHAKNISLLKGRRGWEVAPIYDIPCSLVHIKSLSMALSVNGKDNSNPGDGSPPEDWKITVDDWLALADTIGLPPKVQKDALKRALKAARAVRWPTDRAAPGYVFNSNASPFKAMQKELEHRQDEFEEYLHPRS; this is encoded by the coding sequence ATGACAGATGAACTTATGGCAGATGTCTATAAAGATGGTGTTCTCGCCGCATATTTGAGGCGAGATGCTAATGGGTTGATTCATTTCACCTACCGAGCAGAATATAATGGTCCGGCAGTTGCTACGAGCCTGCCTTTGGGTACGGAATATACTGCAGAATCAATTCCTCCTTTCTTTCAGAATCTTTTGCCCGAAGGCTATAGGCTTGACGTTGTCAGTTCCGAGAAAAAAATCAGCAAAAATAACACCCTGGGCTTATTGCTGGTGATTGGTTCTGACGTTCCAGGCGATGTGCAAATTATTGAGCACGGGCGGGAACTGTACACCGCTCCTGCCGCGTTGGTTAACCAACCTGAGGCTGTTTCTTTTACAGAGCTTATGGGTACGGTTGACCGCCGAGGACTGCCTGGCGTTCAAGAAAAGCTGAGCGCTGTCATGAAAACCCTACCTGTACATTGGAAGGGCGCTGGCTACGATGCGCTTCTGAAAATCAGCCCGCAACGAATGCCTGGGCTCGTAGAAAACGAAGCTGCCCACCTCACGGCGGCCGCACTCATGGGGATTCCTGTAGCTCAGCATGAGCTTGTCTATGATCGGGACGGCGTATCGGGTTTGATGGTTTCTCGATTCGACAGAACACCCTCTGGGGGACGCATCGCCATGGAAGATGGTGCCCAAATTTTGGGTATTCCTTCAGGTGAGAAATACACGGAAGACAACCATGCCGTGACAACAGAGAGCGTCATTCAAGCAATGGTGAAGCTTGCTGCTTCCCCGGCTATTGCCCGAAGGAATCTTTACCTGCATTTTCTCTACGCCTGGCTGACAGGCAATGGGGACCTGCACGCAAAAAATATTTCGCTCCTCAAGGGACGCCGTGGATGGGAAGTAGCTCCTATCTACGACATCCCCTGTTCGCTTGTACACATTAAATCCCTGTCTATGGCGCTTAGCGTGAACGGAAAAGATAACTCGAATCCCGGCGACGGTTCACCACCCGAAGACTGGAAGATTACTGTTGACGATTGGCTTGCTCTTGCCGATACCATCGGTCTTCCACCCAAGGTGCAGAAAGACGCCCTAAAGCGTGCTCTCAAAGCGGCTCGAGCAGTTCGCTGGCCCACAGACCGAGCCGCCCCGGGATATGTTTTCAACTCAAATGCCTCACCGTTTAAGGCCATGCAGAAAGAGTTGGAACACCGTCAGGACGAGTTTGAAGAGTACCTTCATCCGCGCTCCTAA
- the tilS gene encoding tRNA lysidine(34) synthetase TilS, whose translation MQNGRAGRLHPAVGTARRHLAAALEKLLGAGSIKATGRSRTASTADAADLPLLLVACSGGPDSLALAAIAAHFARRGDVRVGAIIVDHDLQENSAAVAAQTAQTLADLGLHPVITEKVQVPVGNMGPEMAARTARYSAFTKAVKATGARAVLLGHTLDDQAETVLLGLSRGSGTRSLAGMPPVRVEEGVTYLRPFLGLRRTDMLDICDAETLTPWIDPTNADETLMRARIRHSVLPYLEEHLGGDVARSLARTASVAGPDAEYLDEQAQVAYRQALLPAGTAVRGIEREDAVLLDHAVLLDRAQVAALHPALRLRVLATACKAAGGENPGFERLQALDSFTAEYAVAGPVQMPGHVSAYRRRKIVHPATGERLDVLVLVPTRP comes from the coding sequence ATGCAGAATGGACGCGCAGGACGCCTGCACCCCGCCGTCGGCACTGCCCGCCGCCACCTCGCCGCCGCCCTCGAAAAGCTCCTCGGCGCCGGAAGTATCAAAGCCACCGGACGCTCCCGCACCGCCTCCACCGCGGACGCTGCAGACCTGCCCCTGCTCCTGGTCGCCTGCAGCGGCGGCCCCGACTCCCTCGCGCTGGCAGCCATTGCCGCGCACTTTGCTCGCCGCGGCGACGTACGCGTAGGCGCCATCATCGTCGACCACGACCTACAAGAAAACTCCGCCGCGGTCGCCGCGCAGACCGCGCAGACCCTCGCCGACCTGGGGCTTCACCCCGTCATCACCGAAAAAGTGCAGGTTCCCGTCGGCAACATGGGCCCCGAAATGGCGGCACGCACCGCCCGCTACAGCGCCTTCACCAAAGCCGTTAAAGCCACCGGCGCCCGCGCCGTACTACTCGGCCACACCCTCGACGACCAGGCAGAAACCGTGCTGCTCGGCCTAAGCCGCGGCTCCGGCACGCGCTCCCTGGCGGGCATGCCGCCCGTGCGCGTCGAAGAGGGCGTCACCTACCTGCGGCCCTTCCTCGGACTGCGCCGCACCGACATGCTCGACATCTGCGACGCCGAAACCCTCACCCCCTGGATCGACCCGACCAACGCCGACGAAACCCTCATGCGTGCCCGCATCCGCCACAGCGTGCTGCCCTATCTGGAGGAGCACCTCGGCGGGGACGTCGCCCGCTCCCTGGCGCGCACCGCCTCCGTAGCTGGCCCCGATGCCGAATACCTCGACGAACAGGCGCAGGTTGCCTACAGGCAGGCGCTCCTACCCGCCGGAACCGCCGTGCGCGGCATTGAACGTGAAGACGCCGTGCTGCTGGACCATGCCGTGCTGCTGGACCGTGCGCAGGTGGCGGCGCTGCATCCGGCGCTTCGTTTGCGTGTGCTTGCCACCGCCTGCAAAGCCGCCGGGGGAGAGAACCCCGGCTTCGAGCGACTGCAGGCGCTGGACTCTTTCACCGCCGAATACGCGGTAGCTGGGCCCGTTCAGATGCCCGGTCACGTGAGCGC